The proteins below are encoded in one region of Paenarthrobacter ilicis:
- a CDS encoding NAD(P)H-hydrate epimerase, whose translation MISAFTGQQIRDAEQPLLDSGGGAVLMQRAAYGLAQAVVRDVRAHRKLAGSSVVILTGKGNNGGDGLYAGALLAGRGVRTTAVLADAAAHPAALAAFGRAGGRVLELEPANVEEIAVVAAGSDVVIDALLGTGARGGLRGTSAELVALIGELTPRRVIACDLPSGLDPTTGEVHWPVLDADITVTFGAAKAGLMADPGEGCSGRVEVVPIGLEPHLASKDAAVRRLTSADLGTLLPRPPRRAHKYTRGVLGVVAGSDRFAGAAVLSVHAAALTGAGMVRYLGPHDAARMVLGRTPEALWESDDPGRVQAWVLGPGVAGEEQLERAGNALDAALAADLPVAIDAGALGLLPGRCPPQWILTPHAGELATLLSDRGVHCTRDHVESHPLHWVREAARLTGATVLLKGATTLVASPSGVVFSQSDGTARMATAGSGDVLSGVLGALLSQAAEAIGDDDGAYAALGLERPDRWAAVAAVASSVHGRAGAAASASFSGGPVTASAIMAALPGVIGTLSAEYDTSRP comes from the coding sequence ATGATCAGCGCCTTCACCGGACAACAGATCAGGGATGCGGAACAACCGCTCCTGGACTCCGGTGGTGGCGCTGTTCTCATGCAGCGGGCTGCGTACGGGCTGGCCCAAGCGGTGGTGCGCGACGTCCGTGCCCACCGGAAGCTTGCCGGCTCCAGCGTGGTGATACTCACCGGCAAGGGGAACAACGGCGGGGACGGCCTCTATGCCGGTGCCTTGCTGGCGGGGCGGGGGGTGCGCACGACGGCGGTACTGGCCGACGCTGCTGCCCATCCCGCGGCGCTGGCTGCTTTTGGCAGAGCCGGTGGCCGGGTCCTTGAGCTGGAACCGGCGAACGTGGAAGAGATCGCTGTGGTGGCTGCGGGGAGTGACGTGGTGATCGATGCCCTGCTGGGCACGGGAGCCCGCGGGGGCCTGCGCGGCACGTCGGCTGAACTTGTGGCGTTGATCGGTGAACTGACGCCACGGCGGGTCATTGCCTGTGATCTTCCCAGCGGCCTGGACCCCACCACGGGTGAAGTTCATTGGCCTGTGTTGGATGCGGATATTACGGTCACCTTCGGTGCAGCCAAGGCCGGGCTGATGGCGGACCCGGGCGAGGGCTGCTCGGGGCGCGTGGAGGTGGTGCCCATCGGTCTTGAACCCCACTTGGCGTCCAAAGACGCTGCCGTGCGCCGGCTCACCTCCGCTGATCTTGGCACGCTGTTGCCCCGCCCGCCCCGCCGGGCACACAAGTACACCCGCGGTGTCCTCGGCGTGGTGGCCGGCTCGGACCGCTTTGCCGGTGCTGCCGTCCTCAGCGTGCACGCCGCGGCCCTCACGGGGGCAGGCATGGTGCGGTACCTGGGGCCACACGATGCAGCGCGGATGGTGCTGGGCCGTACCCCTGAAGCACTCTGGGAGTCCGACGATCCGGGCCGAGTCCAGGCATGGGTCCTGGGGCCCGGGGTGGCCGGGGAGGAACAGTTGGAGAGGGCAGGCAATGCCCTGGACGCTGCTTTGGCGGCCGACCTGCCCGTGGCAATCGATGCCGGGGCACTGGGACTCCTGCCCGGGCGTTGTCCGCCGCAGTGGATCCTGACCCCGCACGCGGGCGAGCTCGCCACACTCCTCTCTGATCGTGGTGTGCACTGCACCCGCGACCACGTTGAATCGCATCCTTTGCACTGGGTACGTGAGGCGGCCCGGCTGACCGGAGCCACAGTGCTCCTGAAGGGAGCCACCACACTGGTGGCGTCGCCGTCGGGCGTGGTTTTCAGCCAGTCCGATGGCACGGCCCGGATGGCAACGGCTGGAAGCGGCGACGTTCTGTCCGGCGTCCTGGGCGCCTTGTTGTCGCAAGCCGCCGAAGCAATAGGCGACGACGACGGCGCTTACGCTGCTTTGGGACTGGAGCGGCCCGACCGGTGGGCTGCTGTAGCGGCGGTGGCATCAAGCGTGCACGGACGGGCGGGAGCAGCGGCTTCTGCCTCCTTCAGCGGCGGTCCCGTCACAGCATCGGCCATCATGGCGGCACTTCCGGGCGTTATTGGTACGCTCAGCGCGGAATACGACACTTCAAGACCCTAA
- a CDS encoding holo-ACP synthase encodes MIVGIGVDVVDIERFGKQLERTPGLRDRLFVPAERELNTRSLAARFAAKEAVAKVLGAPAGMNWQDCWIGLDQNGPTVQVKGTVLAVAESKGVKRWHLSISHDGGIATATVIAEG; translated from the coding sequence ATGATTGTTGGCATTGGCGTAGACGTTGTAGACATCGAGCGGTTCGGCAAGCAATTGGAACGGACCCCCGGCCTCAGGGACCGTCTGTTTGTTCCCGCGGAACGCGAGCTCAACACCCGCTCTTTGGCTGCCCGGTTCGCAGCGAAGGAAGCCGTGGCCAAGGTGCTCGGCGCGCCGGCCGGCATGAACTGGCAGGACTGCTGGATCGGCCTTGACCAGAACGGTCCCACTGTTCAGGTCAAAGGCACCGTGCTGGCCGTGGCCGAGTCCAAGGGCGTCAAGCGCTGGCACCTGTCCATCAGCCATGACGGCGGCATAGCTACTGCCACGGTCATTGCCGAGGGCTAG
- the glmS gene encoding glutamine--fructose-6-phosphate transaminase (isomerizing), whose translation MCGIVGYVGNSSRKAAGHSALDVVVEGLRRLEYRGYDSAGVAVVADGAISSRKKSGKLSNLIGELEENPIPESLTGIGHTRWATHGGPTDRNAHPHLSDGGRLAVIHNGIIENFAELKQELLAKGVTFESETDTEVAAALLGDIFRTQLADGGTLTEAMRLACQRLEGAFTLLAVHADQPDVVVAARRNSPLVVGLGEGENFLGSDVSGFIDYTRRAVELGQDQIVTISADSVEITDFFGAPAEGKEYHVDWDPASAEKGGFNSFMEKEIHDQPDAVAQTLLGRSDLDGKLTLDELRIDPELLKQVDKIIVLACGTAAYAGLVAKYAIENWCRIPTEVELAHEFRYRDPIVDSNTLVVSISQSGETMDTLMAVRYAREQGAKTISICNTNGSTIPRESDAVLYTHAGPEIAVASTKAFLAQITAAYLLGLYLAQLRGNIFSGQIKDVLADLNKIPAKIQHILDNAGPLRELARSMKDEKSVLFLGRHVGYPVALEGALKLKEIAYIHAEGFAAGELKHGPIALIDDGQPVFVVVPSPRGRDSLHSKVVSNIQEVRARGARTLVIAEEGDESVKDYAEHVFYVPETPTLLMPLLTTVPLQIFAAELAGAKGYDVDQPRNLAKSVTVE comes from the coding sequence ATGTGTGGAATCGTAGGCTATGTTGGCAATTCGTCTCGCAAGGCAGCTGGTCACAGCGCCCTTGACGTCGTCGTGGAAGGGCTGCGTCGTCTTGAATACCGCGGCTATGACTCCGCTGGCGTCGCAGTGGTGGCTGACGGGGCAATTTCGTCCCGTAAAAAGTCCGGCAAGCTGAGCAACCTGATCGGTGAACTGGAAGAAAATCCCATCCCGGAATCCCTGACCGGTATCGGTCACACCCGCTGGGCAACGCACGGCGGTCCCACGGACCGCAACGCGCACCCTCACCTCTCAGACGGCGGCCGCCTGGCAGTCATCCACAACGGCATCATCGAAAACTTCGCTGAACTCAAGCAGGAACTGCTGGCCAAGGGTGTCACCTTCGAATCCGAAACCGACACCGAAGTAGCAGCAGCGCTCTTGGGCGACATCTTCCGCACGCAGCTCGCCGACGGCGGCACCCTCACCGAGGCGATGCGCCTCGCGTGCCAGCGCCTCGAGGGCGCTTTCACCCTCCTTGCAGTCCACGCCGACCAGCCCGACGTCGTCGTTGCTGCCCGCCGCAACTCCCCGCTGGTGGTTGGCCTTGGCGAAGGTGAGAACTTCCTCGGCTCCGACGTATCCGGCTTTATCGACTACACCCGCCGTGCCGTGGAACTGGGCCAGGACCAGATCGTCACCATCTCGGCTGACTCGGTGGAGATCACCGACTTCTTCGGCGCACCGGCCGAGGGCAAGGAATACCACGTTGACTGGGATCCGGCGTCCGCTGAAAAGGGTGGCTTCAACTCCTTCATGGAGAAGGAAATCCACGATCAGCCCGACGCCGTGGCGCAGACCCTGCTGGGCCGTTCCGACCTCGACGGCAAGCTGACGCTCGACGAACTCCGCATCGATCCGGAACTGCTCAAGCAGGTGGACAAGATCATTGTCCTGGCATGCGGTACCGCTGCCTACGCCGGCCTGGTTGCCAAGTACGCAATCGAGAACTGGTGCCGTATCCCCACGGAGGTGGAGCTGGCACACGAGTTCCGCTACCGCGATCCGATCGTTGACTCCAACACTCTGGTGGTGTCCATCAGCCAGTCCGGCGAGACCATGGACACCCTGATGGCCGTCCGTTACGCCCGCGAGCAAGGCGCCAAGACGATCTCCATCTGCAACACCAACGGTTCCACCATTCCGCGTGAATCGGATGCCGTGCTGTACACCCACGCCGGCCCGGAAATCGCTGTTGCTTCCACCAAGGCCTTCCTGGCACAGATCACTGCTGCCTACCTGCTGGGCCTTTACCTCGCCCAGCTGCGCGGAAACATTTTCTCCGGCCAGATCAAGGACGTCCTCGCGGACCTCAACAAGATCCCGGCCAAGATCCAGCACATCCTGGACAACGCAGGACCCTTGCGTGAACTGGCCCGCAGCATGAAGGACGAGAAGTCCGTGCTGTTCCTCGGCCGCCACGTTGGCTACCCGGTTGCCCTTGAAGGCGCTTTGAAGCTCAAGGAAATTGCCTACATCCACGCTGAAGGATTCGCTGCAGGCGAGCTGAAGCATGGTCCGATCGCCCTGATCGACGATGGCCAGCCGGTGTTCGTTGTGGTTCCGTCCCCGCGTGGCCGCGATTCCCTGCACTCCAAGGTGGTCAGCAACATCCAGGAAGTCCGTGCACGCGGTGCCCGCACCCTGGTGATCGCTGAAGAAGGCGACGAGTCGGTCAAGGACTACGCAGAGCACGTGTTCTACGTTCCGGAGACGCCCACGCTGCTGATGCCGCTGCTGACCACCGTTCCGCTGCAGATCTTTGCTGCTGAACTTGCCGGCGCGAAGGGTTACGACGTCGACCAGCCGCGTAACCTCGCCAAGAGCGTGACCGTAGAATAA
- the coaA gene encoding type I pantothenate kinase: protein MSVTLQRTEANSDGASPFVELDRQTWSRLAAQMEQPLNEEDIFRLRGLGDPLDMKEVREVYLPLSRLLHLYVQASHQLHAATTTFLGEQTQRTPFVIGVAGSVAVGKSTIARVLREMLRRWPGTPNVELITTDGFLYPLGELKRRHLLERKGFPESYDRRGLLRFVSEVKGGAEEVRAPWYSHVTYDIVPGKEVVVRRPDVLIVEGLNVLAPARPRMDGKQGLAVSDFFDFSIYVDAKTSYIEEWYVDRFRKLRSTAFAQPESYFHRYATLSDDDAESTARGIWKRINEPNLEENVLPTRGRAQLVLTKDADHSIRRMLLRKV from the coding sequence ATGAGCGTGACTTTGCAACGCACCGAAGCCAACAGCGACGGCGCTTCCCCTTTTGTTGAGCTGGACCGCCAGACCTGGTCCCGGCTCGCAGCACAGATGGAGCAGCCCCTCAACGAAGAGGACATCTTCCGCCTGCGCGGCCTCGGAGACCCCTTGGACATGAAGGAGGTGCGGGAGGTCTACCTTCCCCTTTCCCGGCTCCTCCACCTCTACGTGCAGGCATCCCACCAACTCCACGCCGCCACCACCACGTTCCTGGGCGAGCAGACCCAGCGCACGCCTTTCGTGATCGGTGTGGCCGGCTCTGTGGCCGTGGGTAAGTCCACCATTGCCCGTGTGCTCCGCGAGATGCTCAGGCGCTGGCCCGGTACCCCCAACGTGGAACTGATCACCACGGACGGATTCCTCTACCCCCTGGGCGAGCTCAAGCGCCGGCATCTCCTTGAACGGAAGGGCTTTCCGGAGTCCTATGACCGCAGGGGGCTCCTGAGGTTCGTATCTGAAGTCAAAGGCGGCGCCGAGGAAGTGCGCGCCCCGTGGTACTCGCATGTCACCTATGACATTGTGCCCGGCAAGGAAGTGGTGGTCCGCCGCCCTGACGTCCTGATTGTGGAGGGCCTCAATGTCCTGGCACCCGCGCGCCCCCGCATGGATGGCAAGCAGGGCTTGGCCGTCAGCGACTTCTTCGACTTCTCCATCTACGTTGATGCCAAAACTTCCTACATCGAGGAGTGGTACGTGGACCGCTTCCGGAAACTGCGCAGTACGGCATTTGCCCAGCCGGAATCCTATTTCCACCGTTACGCCACGCTCTCCGATGATGACGCCGAATCAACGGCACGGGGAATCTGGAAGCGGATCAACGAACCCAACCTGGAAGAGAACGTGTTGCCTACCCGTGGACGGGCTCAACTGGTGCTCACCAAGGATGCGGATCACTCCATCCGGCGCATGCTGTTGAGGAAGGTCTAG
- a CDS encoding M15 family metallopeptidase → MVSPAGKLPGPGPLPSRRAFAGFLAAGASMAAVAACSGPGTAPSPAAGTGATPGLASASPSAMPTANATPSAAPTTEAAASEVPSSPSPSSTAARQFSITDPTSPWVVVNKHRPLNPRDFVPADLVQPSIRLAVGGEAALLNSTTAAAAEKMFAAAAADGVVMTLASGYRSYATQVTTYNGYVASTGQAAADRASARPGHSEHQTGWSFDIGDGGGVCSFQPCFAEQPAATWAKANGARFGFVVRYPWMFHDTTGYFYESWHLRYIGVEAATDMAARGISTLEEYFGLEAAPDYL, encoded by the coding sequence GTGGTTTCACCGGCCGGAAAACTGCCGGGCCCCGGACCCCTGCCGAGCCGCCGCGCCTTCGCCGGGTTCCTTGCCGCAGGGGCCTCCATGGCTGCCGTGGCCGCCTGTTCCGGGCCAGGAACCGCCCCCTCCCCCGCTGCAGGCACAGGGGCCACGCCAGGACTTGCCTCCGCATCGCCGTCAGCAATGCCCACCGCCAATGCCACCCCGTCCGCCGCGCCCACCACGGAGGCCGCAGCATCCGAGGTACCAAGCAGCCCCTCTCCTTCCAGCACCGCGGCCAGGCAGTTCTCCATCACCGATCCCACCAGCCCATGGGTGGTGGTCAACAAGCACAGACCGTTGAACCCGCGGGATTTCGTCCCCGCCGACCTTGTGCAGCCGTCCATCCGCCTGGCGGTGGGCGGTGAAGCTGCCCTCCTCAACAGCACGACGGCGGCCGCCGCGGAAAAGATGTTCGCGGCCGCGGCCGCCGATGGGGTCGTGATGACCCTCGCATCGGGTTACCGCTCCTACGCCACCCAGGTGACCACCTACAACGGTTACGTTGCCAGCACCGGACAGGCCGCCGCGGACCGCGCCTCTGCCCGCCCGGGACATTCCGAGCACCAGACCGGGTGGTCCTTTGATATTGGCGACGGCGGCGGGGTATGCAGCTTCCAGCCGTGCTTCGCCGAGCAACCCGCCGCCACTTGGGCTAAAGCCAACGGCGCCCGGTTCGGCTTCGTGGTGCGGTACCCCTGGATGTTCCACGACACTACCGGCTACTTCTACGAGTCCTGGCACCTGCGGTACATCGGGGTGGAGGCCGCTACTGACATGGCCGCCCGCGGGATCTCCACGCTGGAAGAGTATTTCGGGCTGGAAGCAGCCCCGGACTACCTTTAG